The Rhipicephalus microplus isolate Deutch F79 chromosome 4, USDA_Rmic, whole genome shotgun sequence sequence TTCTGTCTTTAGAGACACCACACCCGACCTAACCTTTGTCAAGAACATAGAGCATCCCATATGGACAAATACCAGTCATAACTTCGGCAGTAATCACTATGTTCTCGAGGTAGCGCTGGAGGTTGAGAAAGGCCGCACTCGAGAATTTGATGTTGTTGATTTGGATGTCTTTCGCAGAATTAGAACGCAAAGTAAACCAAATGCTACCAAACCAAGCCTCAAAGAGTGGTGCGAATCCATCAGGTATGATTTCAAACCGGCCTTCAGAAAGCTTCTCACTGACGCTAACGTTTAGGCCATGTATTCTAAACTAGCCAACTTAATTGAAGCAAAGCAGGCCCTTACTAAAAATGACGGACTCAATGACTGAATCGTCAACTAAGGAAGGAAATAGCAGAACTGAATAAACAAATTGAACTGCACTGCACCAACctatgtaagcagcagtgggatgaaTTTTGTGAAGCGATTGATGGACAGATCAGGAACGGCAAAGCATAAAAACTTAATAAGCACCTCCTAGACGAGCAAGGCACCAGGTCCAACCAGAGACACTGTCTTGCCCGGGCCATACACACACATGAAAGGTGTATAAATAAAAACAGGTAACAAAAAGGCTAAAAAGTGTTAGTAGTTTTAGTAATGATAAAAGTgtataacaataaaaaaacgcGGTATCGCTTGTCGAATAAAAAAAGAACGCCTAAACAATACGCCTATGTGGCTACTATATATGTTCGTAGAGGCGGCGATAGTGTCTGAAACGCAAAGTTTTTTCATGGTCCGCAGGAAGTTCTTCGAGCAAAACCTGTGGCAGACACGATCGTTGGCCGGATCCCACGAGCCGAGGTAGCCAACGACGATGGCATCGACGGAGACGCGCTGGAACCGCTGGAGGAGATGACGCTGTAGAGGGGCGTACTTCTCCTCCTTGACCCTCCGAGCCTCCTGGAATGCCTGCATGCGGTTGTCAAAGGAACAGCAGACGTGCAGGATCAGGGATTCTTCACCACGGGCCAGGACGAAGTCGGGTCACAAGCCAGGGACGCCGACCTGCTGGTTCTCCCCGATGACGGTGAACCGCTCCAGGGCTGCCTTCTTGAGGCGCGCAACTATGGCGTTGTGGCACTCCGTCATGGCCCGGCTCTGCCGCATGCAGTGGTAGAGGACGTGCGGCAGGGTCTCCTCCCCGTACCCGCAGCGTCGGCACCTCTTGTCAGCTGCGGGCACCCAAGTTCTTGTGCCGTTTAGGAGGAGGAGATTCAGCCAGGCTCGGTGGATGAAGCGCCACTCCTTGAAGCGAGTGTAGCGGCCGGACCTCATGAAGTGGAAACTGGCGGGGTCCACCGCTACACACGCCATCGCCTTGCCCTGAGACGGCTTCTCCTGGAGAGAACGGTCCCGGTCTTGGTTGAGGATGGCCCGAAGGATCTTGATGAGCTTGTTGCGGTTCCGCGCTGACACCGTGGCCTCTCCGCAGGTGATGCGGGCACTCTGGTCCAGAAGCTCCCAGGCGACGGACAGGCGACGGAAGGATTTGCGTGCCTCCGTCCAGACAGATTGCAGCTGGGTCGCAGTCTGCCGGAAATCGCCCTCCGTTTCGCCTGAGAGGTAGGCCTCGGTGTCGTCCGTGTCCGCCGGTCGCCTCAGCCGCCTTGACACCACCCGGTAGAGCTCCTCCCTCGCTCGCTCCCGGACCTCCAGATCAGTCGACGACAGGATCTTGAAGGCCCCGTCCACTCGGCAGATGTCGCTGAGCTCCACCACAAGAGGGATAAACAGTCTTCCAAGTCTAGCGATAAAAAACCTTCGCAAAAGGCTGAGAGTTTAGCAGTAAACTTGTCGTTTTGTGCGTCATGGTCTGCAGTAAATAGTTTTGCAAAGTAGTCTCGGaaaactttttgaacttcgtcCGGGTCGTCACCAAAGGTACCATCCTCTTTCAGCGCCTCATCGATGTAGTGGGGCTGGCATCGACGATCTTGGTTTCTTTGCGCGTATGTCGagttttcaatttcatctgtCGGTAAGCGCATTTCCCTTGCGAGCCTTGTAGCCTGGGACCTCTGCTTTAGAAGAGTTTGATacttaattttttgtgtttcaaggtATTTGAGCATAGCAAATGTGGTTGACCCACCTCTTTCAATAATTTGGATGCGTTGGAGAATCTCATTCATCTTGGCCATGAGGTGAGCGTGGCGCGCTTTTCTTGCCTGTTGAGCTATGAGGCGCCAACGAGATTTTAAGTGGTCCCATGTAGTTGGAGTTATGCAACACACTTCTGCCAGTGAGTCCGCCAGCTCAGTTTGAAGAACGGAAACGCTTTCGTCATCATGAAGAATAGTTGGGTTCATCCTACATGCTTTGTGGATTCCCGTTGTTGTGCTCACGTTAAACGTGAAGAGTAAGGGAGCATGATCGCTGagtttctgctggcttggcgcaagGTGGACCACCTCACATGCTTGTATGTTTGCTAAAAAGTCTTCGGGCACATAAACTCTATCAATTCGGCTTTGTTGAATGCCACAAGCACGGGTTGCGACGAACCCGACTCCATGTAGAGTTAATCACCCATTTGACAGCTTGAGATCTTGAACTAATTGCTGTAGTTTTCTGGCGTAATATTTGTTGGCGCCTTGGCCGGGACCCCTGACGTCTCCTGTAGTATCGagcacgcagttgaaatctctGACAA is a genomic window containing:
- the LOC142814424 gene encoding uncharacterized protein LOC142814424 — encoded protein: MRLGRLFIPLVVELSDICRVDGAFKILSSTDLEVRERAREELYRVVSRRLRRPADTDDTEAYLSGETEGDFRQTATQLQSVWTEARKSFRRLSVAWELLDQSARITCGEATVSARNRNKLIKILRAILNQDRDRSLQEKPSQGKAMACVAVDPASFHFMRSGRYTRFKEWRFIHRAWLNLLLLNGTRTWVPAADKRCRRCGYGEETLPHVLYHCMRQSRAMTECHNAIVARLKKAALERFTVIGENQQVGVPGL